One segment of Rhodospirillaceae bacterium DNA contains the following:
- a CDS encoding DUF1194 domain-containing protein encodes MPRGNFGYLTAIGNAIIFAVNEIESNGFDGLEKKIDVAGDGRNNAGHNPVTAGALALARGITINGLAIGDPDPGPVEYAQNVISGPTPSSSLPPLCGFCQSLPPQAETGTFAKLAMPDNGGTRQGLP; translated from the coding sequence ATGCCGCGCGGCAACTTCGGCTATCTGACAGCCATCGGCAACGCCATCATCTTCGCCGTCAACGAGATCGAGAGCAACGGCTTCGACGGGCTTGAAAAGAAGATCGACGTGGCAGGCGATGGCCGCAACAACGCCGGGCACAATCCGGTCACCGCCGGGGCCCTGGCGCTGGCGCGTGGCATCACCATCAATGGCCTCGCCATCGGCGACCCGGATCCGGGCCCGGTGGAGTATGCGCAGAACGTGATCTCCGGCCCCACGCCTTCGTCGAGTTTACCGCCACTTTGCGGATTTTGCCAAAGCCTTCCGCCGCAAGCTGAAACGGGAACTTTCGCCAAGCTCGCGATGCCGGACAATGGCGGAACTCGGCAGGGCCTGCCGTGA
- a CDS encoding DUF1194 domain-containing protein, whose amino-acid sequence MDTRHRVAHHAARGHSAVLGSGGAGFARIGAGHRCLDCVNDIEYRQEGMALAFVDPEVVSPILNHQEGVAVLVTQWGGFAVSGVPCQRRVLSTEQDIAAFATGLRGDAARQLRLSDSHRQRHHLRRQRDREQRLRRA is encoded by the coding sequence ATGGACACGCGGCATCGCGTCGCGCATCACGCTGCTCGCGGTCATTCTGCCGTCCTCGGCTCAGGCGGAGCGGGTTTCGCTCGAATTGGTGCTGGCCATCGATGTCTCGACTGCGTCAATGACATCGAGTACCGGCAGGAAGGCATGGCGCTGGCCTTCGTCGATCCGGAAGTGGTGAGTCCCATCCTCAATCACCAAGAGGGAGTCGCCGTTCTGGTCACGCAATGGGGCGGCTTTGCCGTTTCCGGCGTTCCCTGCCAGCGGCGGGTGCTTTCGACAGAGCAGGACATCGCAGCCTTCGCCACCGGCCTCAGGGGCGATGCCGCGCGGCAACTTCGGCTATCTGACAGCCATCGGCAACGCCATCATCTTCGCCGTCAACGAGATCGAGAGCAACGGCTTCGACGGGCTTGA
- a CDS encoding DUF1194 domain-containing protein, translated as MPSFTHYRRCARPKAFGFRIGLIRRWMRASATSIASGIDDSRRLIETNDFDGFRKVIDIRATGRTIPPPIWEAARQAAGQGRSPSMACRSWRMPRSRQLLRERVIIGASAFIEPARLMTIPRHQGETATRVVPLGSERSIALSAAVAGIHHSLPRGVSTYPPGSRSADRSRTTARGPWPWRAASNSAFALARA; from the coding sequence GTGCCGTCTTTCACCCATTACCGCCGATGCGCGCGACCCAAGGCCTTCGGCTTCCGCATCGGTCTGATCCGCCGATGGATGCGGGCCAGCGCCACATCGATCGCCAGCGGCATCGACGACAGCCGCAGGCTCATCGAGACCAACGACTTCGACGGCTTCCGGAAAGTCATCGACATCCGGGCGACGGGCCGGACAATTCCACCGCCGATCTGGGAGGCGGCGCGGCAAGCCGCCGGGCAGGGCAGATCACCATCAATGGCCTGCCGATCATGGCGGATGCCCCGATCTCGCCAGCTATTACGAGAGCGCGTGATCATCGGCGCCTCGGCCTTCATCGAACCGGCGCGCCTGATGACTATACCGCGCCATCAAGGAGAAACTGCTACGCGAGTTGTACCGCTGGGGTCCGAACGTTCCATCGCCCTGTCAGCTGCCGTCGCCGGGATCCACCATTCGCTACCGCGCGGTGTTTCCACATACCCGCCAGGAAGTCGATCGGCGGATCGTAGTCGCACCACGGCGCGGGGTCCGTGGCCCTGGCGCGCCGCCTCGAACTCGGCTTTCGCCCTGGCCAGGGCCTGA
- a CDS encoding copper chaperone PCu(A)C, whose product MNHGAEADRLLSLSSSAARMAELHVTKMDGDVMKMEAAGIIDLPPNTTVEMKPGGLHVMLVGLTAPLEGGVKASTSSFISKAGDVTVSVPVGAAAAGSHDHGLIIQRLRRLAQSASASSSDLMRP is encoded by the coding sequence ATGAACCATGGCGCGGAAGCCGACCGGCTGCTTTCGCTGTCATCCTCTGCGGCGCGAATGGCCGAGCTGCATGTCACCAAGATGGACGGCGACGTGATGAAGATGGAGGCCGCAGGCATCATCGACCTGCCGCCGAACACCACCGTCGAGATGAAGCCCGGTGGCCTGCATGTGATGCTGGTTGGCCTCACCGCGCCGCTTGAGGGAGGAGTGAAAGCGTCGACCTCGTCCTTCATTTCGAAGGCGGGCGATGTGACGGTCAGTGTCCCGGTCGGCGCGGCTGCCGCCGGTAGCCACGATCACGGACTGATCATCCAGCGGTTGCGGCGGCTCGCGCAAAGTGCCAGTGCTTCATCCTCCGACCTGATGCGCCCGTAG